The following proteins are encoded in a genomic region of Bernardetia sp. MNP-M8:
- a CDS encoding flotillin domain-containing protein, with protein sequence MNAIILQSNGINGMPTFVFVAAGVILFIVFLVALLRAFLKKASPGTALVKTGFGLQKASISTSSAIVIPLLHKIETIDLTVKTVRIRRREHESLSCKDGIRAEVEVDFYIKINAMDEDIRRVASAVGCGRASDISILRELFEAKFSDALKTAGSKLTFDSLYQNRTEFKKEIMKALGEDEDSDVILNGYKLDDVAIQYLEQLPLSQHDDQNVLDSQGIKEIAQRTASQAEAANLRLREKEVRIAEQNQAAQTRQLEITQDLEFKSEKQKREIAETVSKENALAEKTKQEQESIEQQAVIARELAISLASQKKEEQSIVATKLREQAVSVADENKEKEIELARIRRESEVAEQLREKLKMLEETAKQEAEKIRAEEQARTVQAVEVANRDKEIEVIKAKREAETQLTNQRVEADIKAYNLIKNAQSKQEAAELDLKTADKQAQIEVIEADKEAKKELIAFNVDVDAEAYRLRTVAQAKLEAAELESKAAELQSQTIKQIGEAEAHALMLKIEAQNKVGKNLILADAIKELIPLLPTIMEKLMAPAEKIDSIKFLNINGMGTGQNGTTSGSGVGGFGGNGSSPMQSIMGTVMGVGMAVPMLKEVVKTIKSDNEYGDVLEMVSSIPGGEKLLNFIENFNEAEKAKEEAKKEDDSAADVEYL encoded by the coding sequence ATGAACGCAATTATTTTGCAATCAAATGGCATAAATGGTATGCCTACTTTTGTCTTTGTTGCTGCTGGTGTTATTCTATTTATAGTTTTTCTAGTAGCCTTACTCAGAGCATTTTTGAAAAAAGCAAGCCCTGGTACTGCACTTGTAAAAACAGGTTTTGGACTTCAAAAAGCATCTATTTCTACCAGTTCGGCAATTGTTATTCCACTTCTTCACAAAATAGAAACGATTGATTTGACTGTCAAAACGGTCAGAATAAGAAGACGTGAACATGAAAGTCTTTCTTGTAAAGATGGTATCCGTGCAGAAGTTGAAGTTGATTTTTATATCAAAATCAATGCAATGGACGAAGATATTCGTCGTGTGGCAAGTGCTGTAGGGTGTGGGAGAGCTTCTGATATTAGTATTCTTAGAGAACTTTTTGAAGCGAAATTTTCAGATGCTTTGAAAACGGCAGGTTCGAAACTGACTTTTGACTCGTTGTATCAAAACCGTACAGAGTTCAAAAAGGAAATCATGAAAGCTCTAGGAGAAGATGAAGATTCTGATGTAATTTTGAATGGGTATAAGCTAGACGATGTAGCTATCCAGTATTTGGAGCAGCTTCCTCTTTCTCAACACGATGACCAAAATGTTTTGGATTCACAAGGTATTAAGGAAATTGCACAAAGAACGGCATCACAAGCAGAGGCAGCCAACCTTCGTTTACGTGAAAAAGAAGTTCGTATCGCAGAGCAAAATCAAGCTGCTCAAACTCGTCAGTTAGAGATTACGCAAGATTTAGAGTTTAAATCTGAAAAGCAAAAACGTGAAATTGCAGAAACTGTATCAAAAGAAAATGCTTTAGCTGAAAAAACAAAGCAAGAACAAGAGTCTATTGAGCAACAAGCTGTTATTGCTAGAGAATTAGCAATTAGTTTGGCAAGTCAGAAAAAAGAAGAGCAATCTATTGTAGCTACAAAACTAAGAGAACAAGCTGTTAGCGTAGCTGATGAAAATAAAGAAAAAGAGATTGAACTGGCTCGTATTCGTAGAGAAAGTGAAGTAGCTGAGCAGCTTCGTGAAAAACTCAAAATGCTAGAAGAAACAGCAAAACAAGAAGCTGAAAAAATCAGAGCAGAAGAGCAAGCACGTACAGTTCAAGCTGTTGAGGTAGCAAATCGTGATAAGGAAATCGAAGTAATTAAGGCAAAAAGAGAAGCAGAAACACAGCTGACAAACCAACGTGTAGAAGCTGATATTAAAGCCTATAACTTGATTAAGAATGCACAATCAAAGCAAGAAGCTGCTGAATTAGACTTAAAAACGGCTGATAAACAAGCTCAAATTGAAGTCATTGAAGCAGACAAAGAAGCCAAGAAAGAATTGATTGCTTTCAATGTAGATGTAGATGCAGAGGCATATCGTTTGAGAACAGTTGCACAAGCAAAATTAGAGGCTGCTGAGTTGGAAAGCAAAGCTGCTGAGTTGCAATCGCAAACCATCAAACAAATTGGAGAAGCAGAAGCACATGCACTTATGCTCAAAATTGAGGCTCAAAATAAAGTGGGTAAAAATCTTATTCTTGCAGATGCAATCAAAGAACTTATTCCTTTATTGCCTACAATTATGGAGAAACTTATGGCACCTGCTGAGAAAATTGATAGCATCAAGTTCTTGAATATCAATGGAATGGGAACAGGACAAAATGGAACTACAAGTGGCTCTGGTGTAGGAGGTTTTGGAGGAAATGGTTCTTCGCCAATGCAAAGCATTATGGGAACAGTTATGGGAGTTGGAATGGCAGTTCCGATGCTCAAAGAAGTTGTCAAGACCATAAAATCAGATAATGAATATGGTGATGTTTTGGAAATGGTAAGTAGCATTCCAGGAGGCGAGAAATTGCTTAATTTCATTGAAAACTTCAATGAAGCTGAAAAAGCGAAAGAAGAAGCCAAAAAAGAAGATGATTCGGCTGCTGATGTTGAATACCTATAA
- a CDS encoding DUF4385 domain-containing protein — MKKFDYSRNYKELDLRKNPELYAVGKGEQGVLLVEPYKSEILPYWRFKTPEIAKESSEKIYQLFLSYLNEEDFVGADMARKFLQMGYTRSRRYANYKGGRKYKGEVPKDKKGQSGSHGRPQLERQEEDPVKAESARIFKEKWFLAKDNEEYLKQKKIFQENYSM; from the coding sequence ATGAAGAAATTTGATTATTCACGCAATTATAAAGAGCTTGATTTACGTAAAAATCCAGAGTTATATGCTGTTGGAAAAGGAGAGCAAGGTGTTTTGTTGGTAGAGCCTTATAAATCTGAAATATTACCTTATTGGAGATTCAAGACTCCCGAAATAGCAAAAGAATCTTCTGAAAAGATTTATCAATTATTTCTATCATATTTGAATGAAGAAGATTTTGTAGGCGCAGATATGGCTCGTAAATTTTTACAGATGGGCTATACTCGTTCACGAAGATATGCCAATTATAAAGGAGGAAGAAAATACAAAGGAGAAGTTCCTAAAGATAAAAAAGGACAAAGTGGTTCGCATGGAAGACCTCAATTAGAACGTCAAGAAGAAGACCCTGTAAAAGCCGAATCTGCTAGAATTTTTAAAGAAAAATGGTTTTTAGCAAAAGACAATGAAGAGTATTTAAAACAAAAGAAAATATTTCAAGAAAATTATTCAATGTAA
- a CDS encoding dihydroorotase: MQSEQTTAHWLPKVRIINSEYDSKKEFCIGIADGKITHLVEYNPSITIPINYKKIDCEGAFVSVGWCDMRALVTEPGMEHRETLNTASKAASLGGFTQVAILPNTKPTLENKENVYFLEQENKKSNSRVEFLAIAALTHKAEGQEMTQMYDLHKAGAVAFSDGLKNVSHTGVLMRALQYAQAFDGLVMQLPSDKNLANGHMHEGITSTKLGLKGLPSIAEEMMIQRDLEILRYTGGKIHFSTISTARSVELIRKAKQEGLNVTCDIAAYQLSFLDEDLAKNSFIFDTFLKTFPPFRTQNDATAILEGLKDNTIDVIVSNHNPHDEETKKLEFDLAEFGIISFQTAFAAIRKQTEHILSIEELIEKFTTNPRKLLKLEQPQIKEGQKANLTVFYPDQEWEFRKETNVSKSKNSPFFELKNNLKGKVIITF, from the coding sequence ATGCAATCGGAACAAACAACTGCACATTGGCTTCCAAAAGTAAGAATCATTAACTCAGAATATGATTCGAAAAAAGAATTTTGTATTGGAATAGCAGATGGAAAAATTACCCATCTAGTAGAATACAATCCCTCTATAACAATTCCTATAAATTATAAAAAAATAGATTGTGAAGGTGCTTTTGTTTCAGTGGGTTGGTGCGATATGCGTGCTTTAGTAACTGAACCAGGAATGGAGCATAGAGAAACGCTAAATACAGCAAGTAAAGCTGCAAGTTTGGGAGGTTTTACACAAGTTGCCATTTTACCAAATACGAAACCAACTTTAGAAAATAAAGAAAATGTTTATTTTTTAGAACAAGAAAATAAAAAATCTAATTCAAGAGTAGAATTTTTAGCAATTGCAGCCCTTACACACAAAGCAGAGGGACAAGAAATGACGCAAATGTATGACCTTCATAAAGCTGGTGCAGTTGCTTTTTCCGATGGCTTGAAAAATGTGTCTCATACAGGCGTTTTGATGCGAGCTTTACAGTATGCACAGGCTTTTGATGGACTTGTTATGCAACTTCCTTCTGATAAAAATCTTGCTAATGGACACATGCATGAAGGAATTACATCGACAAAATTAGGTTTGAAAGGTTTGCCATCTATTGCTGAGGAAATGATGATTCAAAGAGATTTGGAAATTTTGCGTTATACAGGTGGAAAAATTCATTTTTCTACTATTTCGACGGCTCGTAGTGTAGAACTTATCCGAAAAGCAAAACAAGAAGGATTAAACGTAACATGTGATATAGCAGCCTATCAACTCTCTTTTTTAGATGAAGATTTGGCTAAAAATTCATTTATTTTTGATACATTTTTGAAAACTTTTCCCCCTTTCCGTACTCAAAATGATGCGACGGCAATTTTGGAAGGCTTGAAAGATAATACAATTGATGTTATTGTTTCGAATCATAATCCACACGATGAAGAAACTAAAAAACTAGAATTTGATTTGGCAGAATTTGGAATAATTAGTTTTCAAACAGCTTTTGCAGCTATCAGAAAGCAAACTGAACATATTTTGAGTATAGAAGAATTAATAGAAAAATTTACTACCAATCCAAGAAAATTACTAAAACTAGAGCAACCTCAAATCAAAGAAGGACAAAAGGCTAATTTGACAGTCTTTTATCCTGACCAAGAATGGGAATTTAGAAAAGAAACAAATGTATCAAAGTCTAAAAATTCTCCGTTTTTTGAATTAAAAAATAATTTGAAAGGCAAAGTTATAATAACATTTTGA
- a CDS encoding nuclear transport factor 2 family protein — translation MKNILILFLLFSLCLTSFAQTVKSKDVAQIMQTFQNQQKAWNNGDLEGFMNGYWQSDSLKFIGKNGITYGYEATLNRYKKSYPDTATMGKLQFDILSFKKLDKKHVFVIGKWHLKRDEKEDLEGHFTLIWEKINKKWVIIADHSS, via the coding sequence ATGAAAAACATTCTTATTTTATTTTTGCTTTTTTCTCTTTGTCTAACCTCTTTTGCTCAAACTGTGAAATCAAAAGATGTAGCTCAGATTATGCAAACTTTTCAGAATCAACAAAAGGCGTGGAATAATGGCGACTTAGAAGGATTTATGAATGGATATTGGCAATCTGACTCTTTAAAATTTATTGGAAAGAATGGAATTACATATGGATATGAAGCTACTCTGAACCGTTATAAAAAATCATATCCTGATACAGCAACAATGGGCAAACTTCAATTTGATATTTTATCCTTTAAAAAATTAGATAAAAAACATGTTTTTGTAATTGGAAAATGGCATCTTAAAAGAGATGAGAAAGAAGATTTAGAAGGTCATTTTACGTTGATTTGGGAGAAAATCAATAAAAAATGGGTGATTATTGCAGATCATTCTAGCTAG
- a CDS encoding aspartate-semialdehyde dehydrogenase — protein sequence MKIAVVGATGLVGTQMLQVLKNRKFPVSELIAVASERSVGNKIEFDGKSYRVHSMQEAIDAVPDIAIFSAGGSVSLEFAPKFAEKGTIVIDNSSAWRMNPNYKLVVPEVNSHELHDLNENDKIIANPNCSTIQMVVALNPLHKKYKIKRVVVSTYQSVTGTGKAAVDQLMSERKGETATKVYPHPIDLNVLPHIDVFLENGYTKEEMKMVLETKKIMSDDSIQVTATAVRIPTMGGHSEAINVEFENDFDLNEVREILKNSEGIILQDDVSKFEYPMPINSEGKDEVFVGRLRRDESQKNTLNMWVVADNLRKGAATNAIQIAEYLVKENLLKTETV from the coding sequence ATGAAAATTGCTGTTGTAGGAGCTACTGGACTTGTAGGAACTCAAATGTTACAAGTTTTGAAAAATCGTAAATTTCCTGTTTCTGAGCTTATTGCTGTTGCTTCGGAGCGTTCAGTAGGAAATAAAATTGAATTTGATGGAAAATCATATCGTGTACATAGCATGCAAGAAGCTATCGATGCTGTTCCAGATATTGCTATTTTTTCAGCTGGAGGTTCTGTTTCTTTAGAGTTTGCTCCAAAGTTTGCAGAAAAAGGAACAATTGTAATCGATAATTCTTCGGCTTGGAGAATGAATCCAAACTACAAATTAGTTGTACCAGAAGTAAACTCTCATGAGCTTCACGACCTAAATGAAAATGATAAAATAATTGCCAATCCAAACTGTTCAACAATTCAGATGGTAGTGGCTCTCAATCCATTACATAAAAAATATAAAATCAAACGTGTAGTTGTTTCTACCTATCAGTCTGTAACTGGAACTGGAAAAGCTGCTGTTGATCAGCTTATGAGTGAGCGAAAAGGCGAAACAGCAACAAAAGTATATCCACATCCTATTGATTTAAATGTACTTCCTCATATTGATGTTTTCTTAGAAAATGGCTATACAAAAGAGGAAATGAAAATGGTTTTGGAAACCAAAAAAATTATGAGTGATGACTCTATTCAGGTGACAGCTACTGCTGTTCGTATTCCAACTATGGGAGGACATTCAGAAGCAATCAATGTAGAGTTTGAGAATGATTTTGATTTGAATGAAGTACGAGAAATCTTGAAAAATTCAGAAGGAATTATTTTACAGGACGATGTAAGCAAATTTGAATATCCAATGCCAATTAATTCAGAAGGAAAAGATGAGGTTTTTGTAGGAAGACTCAGAAGAGATGAAAGTCAGAAAAACACGCTCAATATGTGGGTTGTGGCTGATAATCTTCGTAAAGGAGCTGCCACAAATGCTATTCAGATTGCTGAATATTTGGTAAAAGAAAATTTATTAAAAACAGAAACGGTATAA